In one bacterium genomic region, the following are encoded:
- a CDS encoding cation transporter: MPAGHRRRAHSHADHADHAHGHGRRGHGHAHAHGGHGHAHDAEHLRSASRRSLVLVLGLTATFMVAEVVGGLLSNSLALLADAAHMLTDVAAIALALFALWFAQRPATPEKTYGYLRLEILAALVNGAALIVIALGIFYGAYRRLAEPEPVESGLMLAVAAVGLLVNVAAAWILHRSAGHSLNVRGAYLHVLGDLLGSVGAIVAALVILTTGWVLADPLISVVIGMLILVSSWKLVRESVDVLLEAVPRHIDLAEVRRAIEEIPGVEEVHDLHVWTVTSGFFAMSGHAVVRDPAQYQRVLSEIHDCMHDRFGIRHVTVQLEPRTLYTIESTLKQDLRRQPGHDHG; encoded by the coding sequence GTGCCGGCCGGGCACAGGCGCAGAGCCCATTCCCACGCCGACCACGCCGACCACGCACACGGCCACGGCCGGAGGGGCCACGGCCACGCCCACGCCCACGGGGGGCACGGCCACGCCCACGACGCCGAACACCTGCGCAGCGCGAGCCGACGCAGCCTGGTCTTGGTCCTCGGCCTCACCGCCACCTTCATGGTGGCCGAGGTCGTGGGTGGGCTGCTCTCCAACTCCCTGGCGCTGCTCGCCGACGCCGCCCACATGCTCACCGACGTGGCGGCGATCGCGCTGGCGCTCTTCGCGCTGTGGTTCGCCCAGCGGCCCGCGACCCCGGAGAAAACCTACGGCTACCTGCGGCTCGAGATCCTGGCCGCGCTGGTCAACGGAGCCGCCCTCATCGTCATCGCACTGGGCATCTTCTACGGCGCCTACCGGCGGCTCGCCGAGCCCGAGCCGGTGGAGAGCGGTCTCATGCTCGCCGTGGCGGCGGTCGGCCTGCTGGTCAACGTCGCGGCCGCATGGATCCTCCACCGTTCGGCCGGCCACAGCCTCAACGTGCGCGGCGCGTACCTGCACGTGCTCGGCGACCTCCTCGGCTCGGTGGGCGCGATCGTCGCCGCGCTGGTGATCCTCACCACCGGATGGGTGCTCGCCGACCCGTTGATCTCCGTCGTGATCGGCATGCTCATCCTGGTCAGCAGTTGGAAACTGGTGCGCGAGTCCGTGGACGTGCTCCTCGAGGCCGTGCCCCGCCACATCGACCTGGCCGAGGTGCGGCGCGCCATCGAGGAGATCCCGGGCGTGGAGGAGGTGCACGACCTCCACGTCTGGACGGTGACCAGCGGCTTCTTCGCCATGAGCGGCCACGCGGTGGTCCGCGACCCGGCGCAGTACCAGCGCGTGCTGAGCGAGATCCACGACTGCATGCACGACCGCTTCGGCATCCGGCACGTGACCGTACAGCTCGAGCCGCGGACCCTCTATACCATCGAATCCACGCTGAAACAGGACCTGAGACGGCAACCGGGACACGACCATGGCTGA